The Cryptomeria japonica chromosome 6, Sugi_1.0, whole genome shotgun sequence genomic interval TTTCCACACAGAGTAATCATCTTGAAAAGGATGTTATGGAGAAATAAACAAGAAATTAGTGCGTGGGTGTACGAATGACCGACTTTCTATTGGTGTATAGTACTAGATATTTACGAGTCTGTAAATCAGTATAATTTTTCATTATTCATGTGGAGTACACTACATAACTATGAAAGTGATATTACTTTTCGATTGTCATGAAAAACAAGAAAAGTGTTTACAACCATGGGCGATTGATGCAAACCATAGATGGAACTCGGTAAGAAAAAGAGCTTTGCCATTCACTGCCTCCTTTTCTTTTGAACAAATCTCCCATAAAGCTTGAGCATATACCGTGCTTTTTACTACCATCAGCACATCTGCTGTATTCTCTCTGTTAAACAACTTTCGAGGGTAATTATGTTGAAAAGGCGGGTTTGTGCTTTGATAAGCCTGCTTTCATTTCTAATTTGTGGTTCGTATGCACAGCAGCCGAATGACAATAGCACTCATTTTTCCTTTGCCTACTTTAGCCAGAACAACAGCCAGCAGCTGATATACATGGGGAACGCTTCCATTCCGGGTGAGCACGATTACATCGATCTCACACCCGATCCATACGCCACTTTAAACGCTTCTACTTCAAACGAAACGGCTCCAAATGTGGTGCTGCCAAACTCCATCGGAAGGGTTCTGTACAAGCAGCCCGTCACGATGTGGCCTGCGAATTTCACCACCGTCTTCACCATCTTCGTGAAAAGCATCGTTTTTAATGGTGACGGTCTTGCCTTCATCATCGTCCCCAATAACCAAAGCTTTTTAGCAGGAAGCTACGGGAGCTTGCTCGGCCTCTTCGACGACTCCACGAACGGAAACACGAGTGGACAACTTGCCGTCGAAT includes:
- the LOC131073012 gene encoding mannose/glucose-specific lectin; translation: MLKRRVCALISLLSFLICGSYAQQPNDNSTHFSFAYFSQNNSQQLIYMGNASIPGEHDYIDLTPDPYATLNASTSNETAPNVVLPNSIGRVLYKQPVTMWPANFTTVFTIFVKSIVFNGDGLAFIIVPNNQSFLAGSYGSLLGLFDDSTNGNTSGQLAVEFDTYKNRFDPDGNHVGIDIQGIISNVTENMGNHDIDIKAGRAIQVRVHYDGWAKSLQIYARYADNTSGYVSIVNHTVELENTVPRSAYVGFSASTGNSYEVHRILDWNFSSVMLSESSLKLLPVGTETKTAGGSGGGVKIGFLVGSLVAGLLVSWD